The Nothobranchius furzeri strain GRZ-AD chromosome 6, NfurGRZ-RIMD1, whole genome shotgun sequence genome includes a region encoding these proteins:
- the barhl1b gene encoding barH-like homeobox 1b, which yields MEASANGSSFGIDSLLSHRPGSPVSKGDGLVGECRSPLEFSPRSDAESGCSSPPSPRRECVEDVAQRQGHGALLPPHLQHAQISAGSQQRTVTSSFLIRDILADCKPLAACAPYSSNGQPTQEAGRLAAKVADEFIEKIHSNSSSDSEYKVKEEGDREISSSRDSPQVRLKKPRKARTAFTDHQLAQLERSFERQKYLSVQDRMELAASLNLTDTQVKTWYQNRRTKWKRQTAVGLELLAEAGNYSALQRMFPSPYFYPQSLVSNLDPGAALYLYRGPSAPPPALQRPLVPRILLHGLQGGSEAPPPPPPLPPMSGVLPRPQQR from the exons ATGGAGGCGTCCGCCAACGGGTCCAGTTTTGGCATCGACTCGCTGCTGTCTCACCGGCCCGGAAGTCCGGTTTCCAAGGGGGACGGCCTGGTGGGGGAGTGCCGCTCGCCTCTGGAGTTCAGCCCCAGATCAGACGCGGAGAGcggctgctcgtcgccgccgtcgCCCCGGAGGGAGTGCGTGGAGGATGTGGCCCAGAGGCAGGGTCACGGCGCGCTGCTTCCGCCGCACCTCCAGCACGCGCAGATCTCCGCGGGGTCGCAGCAGCGGACCGTGACCTCGTCGTTCCTGATCAGAGACATTCTGGCGGACTGTAAGCCCCTGGCCGCCTGCGCACCTTATTCCAGTAACGGACAACCGACCCAAGAGGCGGGGAGGCTGGCGGCCAAGGTAGCGGACGAGTTCATCGAGAAGATCCACAGCAACTCGTCATCAGACAGCGAATATAAAG TAAAAGAGGAGGGGGACAGGGAGATCTCCAGCAGCAGGGACAGTCCTCAGGTGCGGCTGAAGAAGCCCCGGAAGGCCCGAACCGCCTTCACGGACCACCAGCTGGCGCAGCTGGAGCGCAGCTTCGAGCGGCAGAAGTACCTGAGCGTCCAGGACCGCATGGAGCTGGCGGCCTCCCTCAACCTCACAGACACGCAGGTCAAGACCTGGTACCAGAACCGGAG GACGAAGTGGAAGCGGCAGACCGCGGTCGGACTGGAGCTGCTGGCGGAAGCTGGGAACTACTCCGCCCTGCAGAGGATGTTCCCGTCCCCATACTTCTACCCACAGAGCCTGGTCTCGAACCTGGACCCCGGGGCGGCGCTGTACCTATACAGGGGCCCCTCGGCGCCCCCGCCGGCCCTACAGAGACCCCTGGTCCCGCGCATCCTGCTGCACGGCCTGCAGGGAGGCAGCGAGGCGCCGCCCCCGCCACCTCCTCTGCCCCCCATGTCCGGCGTGCTTCCCCGGCCTCAGCAGCGGTGA